The following proteins are co-located in the Phragmites australis chromosome 10, lpPhrAust1.1, whole genome shotgun sequence genome:
- the LOC133930738 gene encoding ubiquitin carboxyl-terminal hydrolase 23-like isoform X2, whose product MVNLLESMHKCCLPSGVPSESPSAYDKSLVHKIFGGRLRSQVKCTRCLHCSNKFDPFLDLSLDIAKATTLVRAIQNFTEEELLDGGEKQYQCERCRQKVVAKKRFTIDKAPNVLTVHLKRFSPFNPREKIDKKVDFQPVLDLKPFVSDSKGTDFKYSLYGVLVHAGWNTQSGHYYCFVRTSSGMWHNLDDNQVRQVREADVMRQKAYMLFYVRDSIGNSMARKDNSIANVPVNKTFEKVSYLNGTIQSGVKSQKLDGSSPYSDKKTLDGCSNIFGKTSAGHYSKNEVKTENAAVSQNNGLPSAQVLGPQNDGVNLPTKSMQLAVSGQKEKSSLHQPASLINTNGKQTVTERSLQQPKADLGKNTSAASAMVNGAAVLSKADKQTSQPQTTPFSKPTAHVNDISTGFTARTSSKKDAIVSNGVMPSSGCLTTSEKVKALPESLEQAKETTKALPMSQNSIAPGPTQVDCGKQICSEGSGQVVVADSCNGSIVKKVNLKSKKFVRYHVVNMWLGSRQLLVASPKLRKKTKHKRTRRQPVCKDIANIACFLGDSTNEQLTSTSATAPSEVAECISGRRKRAYASTSPEDDTQSSKSRRNKVVITCVDAGTSTTSACADLPKLGPSSSAGQTQSRKIVDKQLGVSVPVSICATDLVEATVPCWDDIDMPNTKVAESQHSKRKSIGYILDEWDEEYDRGKTKKVRKSKEYFDGPNPFQEEANYLSQRRMKQKSYQGESWNKPNRIDELKI is encoded by the exons ATGGTTAATTTGCTCGAATCCATGCATAAATGCTGTTTACCTTCTGGAGTACCAAGTGAGTCTCCAAGTGCTTATGATAAAAGCTTAGTTCACAAAATATTTGGTGGCCGCCTTAGAAGTCAG GTAAAATGCACACGGTGCTTACATTGTTCCAACAAATTCGATCCTTTCTTGGATCTCAGTCTTGATATTGCCAAGGCAACAACTTTGGTGCGGGCAATTCAAAATTTTACCGAGGAAGAGCTGCTAGATGGGGGTGAAAAGCAATACCAGTGCGAACGTTGCAGGCAGAAAGTTGTAGCGAAGAAGAGGTTTACAATTGATAAGGCTCCAAATGTCTTGACAGTTCATCTGAAGCGCTTTAGCCCTTTCAATCCTCGTGAAAAGATTGACAAAAAGGTTGACTTTCAACCAGTTCTCGACTTGAAGCCATTTGTTAGTGATTCCAAA GGTACAGATTTTAAATACAGCCTTTATGGCGTCTTAGTTCATGCTGGTTGGAACACTCAATCAGGTCATTACTATTGCTTCGTTCGTACATCCAGTGGGATGTGGCACAATCTTGATGATAATCAG GTACGCCAAGTGCGTGAGGCTGATGTAATGAGACAGAAGGCTTATATGTTATTTTATGTACGCGACAGTATCGGAAACTCAATGGCGCGCAAAGATAATAGCATTGCTAATGTGCCAGTGAATAAAACCTTTGAAAAGGTTTCATATCTGAATGGTACAATCCAAAGCGGTgtaaaatcacaaaaattggATGGCTCATCTCCTTACAGTGATAAGAAGACGTTGGATGGCTGCTCTAACATTTTCGGTAAGACTTCAGCAGGCCATTATTCAAAGAACGAGGTCAAAACTGAAAATGCTGCAGTCTCTCAAAACAACGGTCTGCCTTCCGCACAAGTTCTTGGACCTCAAAATGATGGTGTTAACTTGCCCACTAAATCAATGCAACTTGCTGTAAGTGGTCAGAAGGAGAAATCTTCCTTACATCAACCTGCATCGCTTATCAATACTAATGGTAAACAGACAGTTACTGAGAGGTCTTTGCAGCAACCCAAGGCTGATTTGGGGAAAAATACTTCTGCTGCCTCTGCGATGGTAAATGGTGCTGCTGTGTTGTCCAAGGCAGACAAACAAACTTCTCAACCTCAAACAACTCCATTTTCCAAGCCAACTGCCCATGTAAATGACATATCCACAGGGTTTACTGCACGGACTTCATCAAAGAAG GATGCTATTGTTTCAAATGGTGTCATGCCTAGCAGTGGATGTCTAACTACCAGTGAGAAAGTGAAGGCCTTGCCAGAATCTCTGGAGCAAGCTAAGGAAACCACGAAGGCACTTCCTATGAGCCAG AATAGCATTGCACCAGGACCTACACAAGTCGATTGTGGAAAACAGATCTGCTCTGAAGGTTCTGGGCAAGTTGTTGTGGCCGATTCTTGCAATGGCAGTATAGTTAAAAAGGTGAATTTGAAGTCAAAGAAGTTTGTGAGGTATCATGTTGTGAACATGTGGTTAGGGTCCAGACAGCTGTTGGTGGCTTCACCAAAGCTtcggaagaaaacaaaacacaagagaactagAAGACAACCTGTATGTAAGGACATAGCAAATATAGCTTGTTTTTTAGGTGATAGCACCAATGAGCAGTTGACATCAACATCTGCAACTGCGCCATCTGAAGTTGCAGAATGTATCTCCGGTCGGCGGAAGCGTGCCTATGCTAGCACAAGTCCCGAAGATGATACTCAGTCATCCAAAAGCAGGCGGAATAAGGTTGTTATAACCTGTGTTGATGCTGGTACAAGTACAACTTCTGCTTGCGCTGACCTTCCAAAGTTAGGTCCAAGCTCTTCTGCAGGTCAGACACAATCAAGGAAAATTGTAGATAAGCAGTTGGGAGTCTCCGTACCCGTCAGTATTTGTGCGACAGACTTGGTGGAAGCTACTG TTCCATGCTGGGATGATATTGACATGCCAAATACCAAAGTTGCAGAGTCGCAACATTCAAAACGCAAGAGCATTGGTTACATCTTAGATGAGTG GGACGAGGAGTATGACCGAGGAAAGACAAAGAAAGTCCGAAAATCAAAGGAATATTTCGATGGGCCAAACCCCTTCCAGGAGGAAGCAAACTATTTATCGCAGCGGAGGATGAAACAAAAATCTTACCAAGGCGAATCTTGGAATAAGCCTAACAGGATAGATGAGTTGAAAATATGA
- the LOC133883395 gene encoding uncharacterized protein LOC133883395, with product MENCARGRVGGRGAGAESLPLPPPPRLAAVSSSTTSSNAAAASIRAHLARTTSGVDYQASPRSLLSRILLRGGGDGGSGGGFGCRVRLPRRYGGGGREERKDGSELGDTPCVKVVERAAPELPVETPRSSLGRKKPEEELVSMNLGLGASLVLLLSKTAVELNKMVELRAQMEALVSEIGQAAQRKEMHYAVAPSSTSQESDGSSATTTAVKDPIAFPSADVDAGSNCSRTADHALSGRTVVIMDQMEAELQVELNRLQRGTVHGDKQIAPMQGLELPLLKVKTKGNVSDSPSTSCVDDGDGGAKDDDELEGNAEDEEDEDDEEYEEAEEEEEEERYEDKMSPPHGGVSARALERRLHELLQKRQQERIVELESALDSAQRRLHEKEREVVWWRDAAKLVSHRRDESRRIVR from the exons ATGGAGAACTGCGCGAGAGGTAGAGTGGGAGGGAGGGGAGCAGGGGCAGAGTCGCTGCCGCTGCCTCCGCCGCCACGTCTTGCGGCCGTGTCCTCTTCAACAACGTCGTCAAACGCGGCTGCGGCGTCCATCCGGGCGCACCTGGCGAGGACCACGAGCGGGGTGGACTACCAGGCGTCGCCGCGGTCGCTGCTGTCGCGCATCCTTCTGCGCGGGGGCGGGGACGGCGGGAGCGGGGGAGGGTTCGGGTGCAGGGTGCGGCTGCCGCGGCggtacggcggcggcgggagggagGAGCGGAAGGACGGATCCGAGCTGGGGGACACTCCCTGTGTGAAGGTCGTTGAGCGGGCCGCGCCGGAGCTGCCCGTCGAGACGCCGCGGAGTTCTTTAG GGAGGAAGAAGCCGGAGGAGGAGCTGGTGTCCATGAACCTTGGGCTGGGGGCGAGCCTGGTGCTGCTCCTGTCCAAGACCGCCGTCGAGCTGAACAAGATGGTGGAGCTGCGCGCGCAGATGGAGGCGCTCGTGTCGGAGATCGGGCAGGCAGCGCAGAGGAAGGAGATGCACTATGCTGTTGCCCCTTCTTCCACCTCCCAAGAATCCGACGGCAGcagcgccaccaccaccgctgtGAAGGACCCCATTGCTTTTCCCTCGGCCGACGTCGATGCGGGGTCCAACTGCTCCCGGACGGCGGACCACGCACTTTCCGGCCGTACAGTCGTCATCATGGACCAGATGGAGGCAGAGCTCCAGGTCGAGCTGAACCGCCTGCAGCGCGGTACGGTACACGGTGACAAGCAAATCGCTCCGATGCAAGGACTCGAG TTGCCGCTGTTGAAGGTCAAGACGAAGGGCAATGTCTCTGATAGCCCGTCTACGAGCTGcgtcgacgacggcgacggtggCGCCAAGGACGACGACGAACTAGAAGGCAAtgccgaggacgaggaggacgaaGACGACGAGGAGtacgaggaggcggaggaggaggaagaggaggagcggTACGAGGACAAGATGAGCCCCCCGCACGGCGGCGTGTCGGCGCGTGCGCTGGAGCGGCGGCTGCACGAGCTTCTGCAGAAGCGGCAGCAGGAGCGGATCGTGGAGCTGGAGTCCGCGCTGGACAGCGCGCAGCGCCGGCTCCACGAGAAGGAGCGCGAGGTCGTGTGGTGGCGCGATGCCGCCAAGCTCGTCTCCCACCGCCGGGACGAGTCGCGCCGGATCGTCAGGTAG
- the LOC133930738 gene encoding ubiquitin carboxyl-terminal hydrolase 23-like isoform X1: MAEVSTAAAPEGVLHRRIEFHLARRPHAAVPVGGGGFRMETLNPDAAGKAGAAAVGSSEGEARRPEKGEAGGMDQELSVARIYLGRIGAGLQNLGNTCYLNSVLQCLTYTEPFAAYLQSGKHKSSCRTAGFCALCALQNHVKTALQSTGKILTPSNFVKNLRCISRSFRNSRQEDAHELMVNLLESMHKCCLPSGVPSESPSAYDKSLVHKIFGGRLRSQVKCTRCLHCSNKFDPFLDLSLDIAKATTLVRAIQNFTEEELLDGGEKQYQCERCRQKVVAKKRFTIDKAPNVLTVHLKRFSPFNPREKIDKKVDFQPVLDLKPFVSDSKGTDFKYSLYGVLVHAGWNTQSGHYYCFVRTSSGMWHNLDDNQVRQVREADVMRQKAYMLFYVRDSIGNSMARKDNSIANVPVNKTFEKVSYLNGTIQSGVKSQKLDGSSPYSDKKTLDGCSNIFGKTSAGHYSKNEVKTENAAVSQNNGLPSAQVLGPQNDGVNLPTKSMQLAVSGQKEKSSLHQPASLINTNGKQTVTERSLQQPKADLGKNTSAASAMVNGAAVLSKADKQTSQPQTTPFSKPTAHVNDISTGFTARTSSKKDAIVSNGVMPSSGCLTTSEKVKALPESLEQAKETTKALPMSQNSIAPGPTQVDCGKQICSEGSGQVVVADSCNGSIVKKVNLKSKKFVRYHVVNMWLGSRQLLVASPKLRKKTKHKRTRRQPVCKDIANIACFLGDSTNEQLTSTSATAPSEVAECISGRRKRAYASTSPEDDTQSSKSRRNKVVITCVDAGTSTTSACADLPKLGPSSSAGQTQSRKIVDKQLGVSVPVSICATDLVEATVPCWDDIDMPNTKVAESQHSKRKSIGYILDEWDEEYDRGKTKKVRKSKEYFDGPNPFQEEANYLSQRRMKQKSYQGESWNKPNRIDELKI, encoded by the exons ATGGCGGAGGTGtcaacggcggcggcgccggaggggGTGCTGCACAGGAGGATAGAGTTCCACCTCGCGCGGAGGCCGCACGCGGCGGTGCCGGTTGGGGGAGGCGGGTTCCGGATGGAGACGCTGAACCCGGACGCCGCGGGTAAGGCCGGTGCAGCAGCGGTGGGGAGCAGCGAGGGGGAGGCGAGGCGGCCGGAGAAGGGGGAGGCCGGCGGGATGGATCAGGAGCTCAGCGTCGCCAGGATCTACCTCGGGAGAATT GGTGCTGGTTTGCAAAATCTTGGGAACACCTGCTACCTCAACTCGGTTCTGCAATGTTTGACGTACACGGAGCCGTTTGCAGCCTATTTGCAGAGCGGGAAGCACAAGTCCTCAT GTCGTACTGCTGGATTCTGTGCATTATGTGCTCTTCAGAATCATGTCAAGACTGCTCTACAATCAACTGGAAAAATATTGACACCATCGAATTTTGTCAAGAACTTACGCT GCATTTCTCGTAGTTTCCGCAATTCAAGGCAAGAAGATGCACACGAGTTAATGGTTAATTTGCTCGAATCCATGCATAAATGCTGTTTACCTTCTGGAGTACCAAGTGAGTCTCCAAGTGCTTATGATAAAAGCTTAGTTCACAAAATATTTGGTGGCCGCCTTAGAAGTCAG GTAAAATGCACACGGTGCTTACATTGTTCCAACAAATTCGATCCTTTCTTGGATCTCAGTCTTGATATTGCCAAGGCAACAACTTTGGTGCGGGCAATTCAAAATTTTACCGAGGAAGAGCTGCTAGATGGGGGTGAAAAGCAATACCAGTGCGAACGTTGCAGGCAGAAAGTTGTAGCGAAGAAGAGGTTTACAATTGATAAGGCTCCAAATGTCTTGACAGTTCATCTGAAGCGCTTTAGCCCTTTCAATCCTCGTGAAAAGATTGACAAAAAGGTTGACTTTCAACCAGTTCTCGACTTGAAGCCATTTGTTAGTGATTCCAAA GGTACAGATTTTAAATACAGCCTTTATGGCGTCTTAGTTCATGCTGGTTGGAACACTCAATCAGGTCATTACTATTGCTTCGTTCGTACATCCAGTGGGATGTGGCACAATCTTGATGATAATCAG GTACGCCAAGTGCGTGAGGCTGATGTAATGAGACAGAAGGCTTATATGTTATTTTATGTACGCGACAGTATCGGAAACTCAATGGCGCGCAAAGATAATAGCATTGCTAATGTGCCAGTGAATAAAACCTTTGAAAAGGTTTCATATCTGAATGGTACAATCCAAAGCGGTgtaaaatcacaaaaattggATGGCTCATCTCCTTACAGTGATAAGAAGACGTTGGATGGCTGCTCTAACATTTTCGGTAAGACTTCAGCAGGCCATTATTCAAAGAACGAGGTCAAAACTGAAAATGCTGCAGTCTCTCAAAACAACGGTCTGCCTTCCGCACAAGTTCTTGGACCTCAAAATGATGGTGTTAACTTGCCCACTAAATCAATGCAACTTGCTGTAAGTGGTCAGAAGGAGAAATCTTCCTTACATCAACCTGCATCGCTTATCAATACTAATGGTAAACAGACAGTTACTGAGAGGTCTTTGCAGCAACCCAAGGCTGATTTGGGGAAAAATACTTCTGCTGCCTCTGCGATGGTAAATGGTGCTGCTGTGTTGTCCAAGGCAGACAAACAAACTTCTCAACCTCAAACAACTCCATTTTCCAAGCCAACTGCCCATGTAAATGACATATCCACAGGGTTTACTGCACGGACTTCATCAAAGAAG GATGCTATTGTTTCAAATGGTGTCATGCCTAGCAGTGGATGTCTAACTACCAGTGAGAAAGTGAAGGCCTTGCCAGAATCTCTGGAGCAAGCTAAGGAAACCACGAAGGCACTTCCTATGAGCCAG AATAGCATTGCACCAGGACCTACACAAGTCGATTGTGGAAAACAGATCTGCTCTGAAGGTTCTGGGCAAGTTGTTGTGGCCGATTCTTGCAATGGCAGTATAGTTAAAAAGGTGAATTTGAAGTCAAAGAAGTTTGTGAGGTATCATGTTGTGAACATGTGGTTAGGGTCCAGACAGCTGTTGGTGGCTTCACCAAAGCTtcggaagaaaacaaaacacaagagaactagAAGACAACCTGTATGTAAGGACATAGCAAATATAGCTTGTTTTTTAGGTGATAGCACCAATGAGCAGTTGACATCAACATCTGCAACTGCGCCATCTGAAGTTGCAGAATGTATCTCCGGTCGGCGGAAGCGTGCCTATGCTAGCACAAGTCCCGAAGATGATACTCAGTCATCCAAAAGCAGGCGGAATAAGGTTGTTATAACCTGTGTTGATGCTGGTACAAGTACAACTTCTGCTTGCGCTGACCTTCCAAAGTTAGGTCCAAGCTCTTCTGCAGGTCAGACACAATCAAGGAAAATTGTAGATAAGCAGTTGGGAGTCTCCGTACCCGTCAGTATTTGTGCGACAGACTTGGTGGAAGCTACTG TTCCATGCTGGGATGATATTGACATGCCAAATACCAAAGTTGCAGAGTCGCAACATTCAAAACGCAAGAGCATTGGTTACATCTTAGATGAGTG GGACGAGGAGTATGACCGAGGAAAGACAAAGAAAGTCCGAAAATCAAAGGAATATTTCGATGGGCCAAACCCCTTCCAGGAGGAAGCAAACTATTTATCGCAGCGGAGGATGAAACAAAAATCTTACCAAGGCGAATCTTGGAATAAGCCTAACAGGATAGATGAGTTGAAAATATGA